A genomic region of Thermodesulfovibrio aggregans contains the following coding sequences:
- a CDS encoding acetyl-CoA carboxylase carboxyltransferase subunit alpha — MTYYLDFEKPIQELEIKIEELKKLSDGSEIDLSQEIKRLNKKLKELKTEVYSNLTPWQKTQIARHPERPYTLDYISMIFEDFIELHGDRRFGDDPAVVAGVGKIDGKSYAVVGHQKGRTIKERIYRNFGQAHPEGYRKALRVMKLAERFSIPVITMIDTPGAFPGIGAEERGQAEAIATNLMEMSLLKTPLIGFVIGEGGSGGALALSVCDRIFMLEHSIYSVISPEGCAAILWKKNSDVGVEDYMRAAEALKLTAQDLKKFGIIDDIISEPLGGAHRDPQEVGKKIKAKILSTIAELAKIPTEELIKRRYEKFRKIGNFWSSINRRK; from the coding sequence ATGACCTATTATCTTGATTTTGAAAAACCCATACAGGAATTGGAGATAAAAATTGAGGAGTTAAAAAAACTATCTGATGGTAGTGAGATTGACCTTTCTCAGGAAATAAAAAGACTTAATAAAAAACTAAAAGAACTAAAAACAGAAGTATACTCAAATCTAACTCCCTGGCAGAAAACTCAGATTGCAAGACATCCAGAAAGGCCTTATACCCTTGATTATATTTCAATGATTTTTGAAGACTTTATTGAACTTCACGGAGATCGTAGATTTGGCGATGATCCAGCTGTAGTAGCAGGAGTTGGTAAAATTGATGGAAAGTCATATGCAGTTGTCGGGCATCAAAAGGGCAGAACAATAAAAGAAAGAATTTACCGAAACTTTGGTCAGGCTCATCCAGAAGGATACAGAAAAGCTTTAAGAGTAATGAAACTAGCAGAAAGATTTTCCATACCTGTTATTACAATGATTGACACTCCAGGTGCTTTTCCTGGTATAGGTGCAGAGGAAAGAGGTCAAGCTGAAGCAATTGCCACGAATCTTATGGAGATGTCTTTACTTAAAACACCTCTCATTGGATTTGTAATTGGAGAAGGGGGCAGTGGAGGAGCTCTTGCTCTCAGTGTATGTGATAGAATTTTTATGCTTGAACATTCGATTTATTCAGTTATTTCGCCCGAAGGATGTGCCGCAATTCTCTGGAAAAAAAACTCAGATGTTGGTGTAGAAGATTACATGAGAGCAGCAGAAGCACTTAAACTTACAGCGCAGGATTTAAAGAAATTCGGAATTATTGACGACATTATCAGTGAACCTCTTGGAGGAGCTCATAGAGACCCTCAGGAAGTAGGCAAAAAAATTAAAGCTAAAATATTGAGTACAATAGCAGAACTTGCTAAAATTCCAACTGAAGAACTTATTAAGAGAAGATATGAAAAATTCAGAAAAATTGGTAACTTCTGGAGTTCAATCAATCGCAGAAAGTAG
- the dnaE gene encoding DNA polymerase III subunit alpha, producing the protein MESKILTFHNMSVHEFVHLHVHTEYSLLDGAIKIDELLEQVKKYQMPAVAITDHGNLFGVVEFFKKAKKSGIKPIIGCEIYVAPESRFDKAKISKDSGTPEEASFHLTVLVENEEGYRNLNRLVSLSYIEGFYYKPRVDMELLSQYNKGLIALSGCLKGEIPYNIVYGNMEKAESIAKNLKEIFGENFFLEIQSNGLSDQDKANKGLIEISKKFNIPLVATNDCHYLHKSDARAHEILLCIQTGKTIKDEKRMKFQTDEFYFKSSEEMYSAFREIPESLKNTLEIADRCNFNFKLGEYKLPKYHVPEGYSPEEYLKKLAQEGLKERFKDSVPEDYIKRLDEELKVITEMGFASYFLIVWDFINYARKKNIPVGPGRGSAAGSLVAYALKITDIDPIKYGLLFERFLNPERISMPDIDVDFCKTRREEVIRYVAEKYGSDKVAHIITFGTMAARAVVRDVGRALNIPYGDVDKIAKMIPFACPSLEQALNLEPRLKELYNKSEKVKELIDIALRLEGLVRHASQHAAGVVISPEPLQNLMPLYKNSGEETIITQFDMKALEDVGLLKFDFLGLKTLTVIDETINYAKAQGKYIDLEKIPLDDPKTYQLLCSGHTTGVFQLESRGMRELLKRMEPERFEDLIALVALYRPGPLGSGMVDDFIKRKKGLVPVEYDLPELKEILNETYGVILYQEQVMRIANKIAGFTMGQADVLRKAMGKKIPELMASLKEEFVQGAQKNGVPQDKAESLFNIMAAFGEYGFNKSHSAAYAYLSYITAYLKAHYPKEFFAANLSNEMGDTNQIVKFINECKAWGIEIKGPDINESDRIFTVKENFIRFGLEAVKGVGFSALQSILSERKKKKFTSMADFLSRIDTRKVNKKVIESLIKAGAFDSLYPQCTPNQARAFAMHELLSFKGKNLAGGLFFNEQHIKPWDNEKLLSEEKAALGFYLTGHPLKPLRPALNKMNISTIAEIFDTAEDDIVDTEQQEQEIQIAGIVEEVKSKAKEKGVTAYITIEDETGRLEVVIYPELFKKCSSILTEKNLILIKGIIFKSPDSTKFLARQIEDLKNIDLKIKYELSIDCSDTEKAYKTLKEIRQCLEETRNGEGKIYICLNLPDCHVIILSPFEPSLDFETKIQKIENCQVRII; encoded by the coding sequence ATGGAAAGCAAAATTTTAACATTTCATAATATGAGCGTACACGAATTTGTCCATCTTCATGTTCATACAGAGTATAGCCTTCTTGATGGCGCAATAAAAATTGATGAACTGCTTGAACAGGTAAAAAAATATCAAATGCCAGCGGTAGCTATTACTGATCATGGAAATCTCTTTGGAGTAGTAGAATTTTTTAAAAAAGCCAAAAAATCAGGAATAAAACCAATTATAGGTTGCGAAATATATGTAGCACCTGAAAGCCGTTTTGACAAAGCCAAGATAAGCAAAGACTCTGGCACGCCAGAGGAAGCTTCATTTCATCTTACTGTTTTAGTGGAAAATGAAGAGGGATATAGAAATCTCAACCGTCTTGTAAGTCTTTCATATATTGAAGGATTTTACTATAAACCAAGAGTCGATATGGAACTTTTAAGTCAATACAATAAAGGACTTATCGCTCTTTCAGGATGTCTCAAAGGAGAGATTCCATACAATATTGTCTATGGAAATATGGAAAAAGCTGAAAGCATAGCAAAAAATTTGAAAGAAATTTTTGGAGAGAATTTTTTCCTTGAAATCCAGTCAAATGGACTCTCTGACCAGGATAAAGCAAACAAAGGACTAATAGAGATTTCAAAAAAATTTAACATCCCTCTGGTTGCTACAAATGATTGTCACTATCTTCATAAATCCGATGCAAGAGCACATGAAATTTTGCTATGCATTCAGACAGGAAAAACCATAAAAGATGAAAAAAGAATGAAATTTCAGACAGATGAGTTTTATTTTAAATCATCTGAGGAGATGTACTCAGCCTTTCGGGAAATTCCAGAGTCATTGAAAAATACTCTGGAAATCGCCGATAGATGTAATTTCAACTTTAAACTTGGCGAATACAAGCTCCCCAAATATCATGTTCCTGAAGGATACTCACCAGAAGAATATCTGAAAAAACTTGCTCAGGAAGGGTTAAAGGAAAGATTTAAAGACAGTGTGCCTGAAGACTATATAAAGCGTCTCGATGAAGAGCTCAAAGTTATAACAGAGATGGGATTTGCCTCCTATTTCCTTATTGTATGGGATTTCATAAACTATGCAAGAAAGAAAAATATTCCTGTTGGACCTGGCAGGGGTTCAGCAGCAGGAAGTCTTGTTGCCTATGCACTTAAAATTACAGATATTGATCCTATAAAATATGGACTTCTTTTTGAGAGATTTCTAAATCCTGAAAGAATAAGTATGCCTGATATTGATGTGGACTTTTGCAAAACAAGAAGAGAAGAAGTGATTAGATATGTTGCTGAAAAATATGGAAGTGATAAAGTAGCCCATATCATAACTTTCGGAACAATGGCAGCAAGGGCAGTAGTAAGAGATGTAGGAAGAGCATTGAATATTCCCTATGGTGATGTGGATAAAATTGCGAAAATGATACCATTTGCATGCCCATCTCTGGAGCAGGCTTTAAATTTAGAACCAAGACTTAAAGAGCTTTATAATAAATCTGAAAAGGTTAAAGAACTGATTGACATAGCTTTAAGACTTGAGGGACTTGTGAGACACGCCTCTCAACATGCTGCAGGAGTTGTTATCTCTCCAGAGCCTCTTCAGAATTTAATGCCTCTGTATAAAAATTCCGGTGAAGAAACTATAATAACTCAATTTGATATGAAAGCTCTTGAAGATGTTGGACTGCTCAAATTTGACTTTTTAGGATTAAAAACTCTTACTGTTATTGATGAAACAATAAACTATGCTAAAGCTCAAGGCAAATATATAGATTTAGAGAAAATTCCTCTCGATGATCCAAAAACTTACCAACTTCTTTGTTCAGGTCATACAACAGGAGTATTTCAACTTGAAAGTAGAGGAATGAGAGAGCTCCTGAAAAGAATGGAGCCCGAGAGATTTGAGGACCTCATTGCACTTGTTGCCCTTTACAGACCAGGACCTCTTGGTAGTGGAATGGTTGATGATTTTATAAAGAGAAAAAAAGGACTGGTGCCTGTAGAGTATGATCTCCCCGAATTAAAGGAAATACTCAATGAAACCTATGGTGTAATTCTCTATCAGGAACAGGTTATGAGAATTGCCAATAAAATTGCAGGCTTCACAATGGGACAGGCTGATGTTTTAAGAAAGGCAATGGGGAAAAAGATTCCAGAGCTTATGGCAAGCCTTAAGGAAGAGTTTGTTCAAGGAGCTCAAAAAAATGGAGTTCCTCAGGATAAAGCAGAATCTTTATTCAACATAATGGCAGCTTTTGGTGAATACGGATTTAATAAATCTCACTCTGCAGCCTATGCTTATCTATCATATATTACTGCCTATTTAAAAGCCCATTATCCTAAGGAATTTTTTGCAGCAAACCTTTCCAATGAAATGGGAGATACAAATCAGATTGTAAAGTTTATTAACGAATGTAAAGCATGGGGCATTGAGATTAAAGGACCTGATATAAATGAAAGTGACAGAATTTTTACTGTAAAAGAAAATTTTATCAGGTTCGGACTTGAAGCTGTTAAAGGGGTTGGATTTTCAGCCCTTCAGAGCATTCTCAGTGAGAGGAAAAAGAAAAAGTTTACATCAATGGCTGATTTCCTGAGCAGAATTGATACAAGAAAAGTTAATAAAAAAGTCATAGAGTCTCTTATCAAAGCAGGAGCATTTGATTCTCTTTATCCTCAATGCACTCCAAATCAGGCAAGAGCTTTTGCCATGCACGAACTTCTGTCATTTAAGGGTAAAAATTTGGCAGGTGGACTATTTTTTAATGAGCAACATATAAAGCCTTGGGATAATGAAAAACTTTTGAGCGAGGAAAAGGCTGCACTCGGGTTTTATCTTACAGGTCATCCTTTGAAACCTCTAAGACCTGCTTTGAATAAGATGAATATCTCAACAATTGCTGAAATTTTTGATACAGCAGAAGATGACATTGTTGATACTGAACAGCAGGAACAGGAAATCCAGATAGCAGGCATCGTAGAAGAAGTTAAAAGTAAAGCAAAAGAAAAGGGAGTGACTGCTTATATAACAATAGAGGATGAGACAGGTAGATTGGAAGTCGTAATTTATCCTGAACTTTTTAAAAAATGTAGCAGTATTTTGACAGAAAAAAATTTAATTCTAATTAAAGGCATCATATTTAAATCACCTGATTCAACTAAATTTCTTGCAAGACAAATAGAAGATTTGAAAAATATAGATCTAAAAATAAAGTATGAATTAAGCATTGATTGTTCAGATACTGAAAAAGCTTACAAAACTTTGAAGGAAATCAGGCAATGTCTTGAAGAAACCCGTAATGGAGAAGGTAAGATATATATATGTTTAAATCTGCCTGATTGTCATGTTATAATTTTAAGTCCTTTTGAGCCGTCTCTTGATTTTGAGACAAAAATACAAAAAATTGAAAATTGTCAGGTGAGAATTATATGA
- a CDS encoding surface-adhesin E family protein — protein sequence MISKKNKKIAVLVFVLLGGIGYLYLVSYISQNSKNTPEWIYIGQNKEGDSIYYYKDIQKVKGSGSVFRVWIKLIFTKEESISTGILSILDPVQTKLILKENPKIKIVKTAEEKELLKIDCENRTFELLEVIWYDKKGNVIFFLKIPSFPEESIIVPDTQFEQIYKVICKKVIKHKK from the coding sequence ATGATAAGCAAAAAGAATAAAAAAATAGCAGTTCTGGTTTTTGTTTTATTAGGTGGTATTGGCTATCTTTATCTTGTAAGCTATATTTCTCAAAATAGTAAGAATACTCCAGAGTGGATATATATTGGGCAGAATAAGGAAGGAGACAGCATCTATTATTATAAAGACATTCAAAAAGTGAAAGGCTCTGGTTCAGTTTTTAGAGTTTGGATAAAACTTATTTTTACAAAAGAAGAATCAATTTCAACAGGAATTCTTTCAATTTTGGATCCGGTTCAGACAAAACTTATTCTTAAAGAAAATCCCAAAATAAAAATAGTAAAAACGGCAGAGGAAAAGGAGTTGCTTAAGATTGATTGCGAAAACCGAACTTTTGAATTACTTGAAGTAATTTGGTACGATAAAAAGGGAAATGTAATATTTTTTTTAAAAATACCTTCTTTCCCAGAGGAAAGTATAATAGTTCCTGACACACAGTTCGAACAGATATATAAAGTAATATGTAAAAAAGTAATTAAACATAAAAAGTAA
- a CDS encoding tyrosine-type recombinase/integrase, whose product MKTRGVFKRGGVYWIRYADPTGKIVRESARTRNINEALKLLAKRKAEIAEGKFPEKLVIKNHTFSELCDRYSEWACIQKCFNRSKLYIIKELKERFGSLILRRFTTQLVEQFQVDLIKQGLKPATINRKLACLKHMFTKAQQWDMVEEEVLKRIRKVKFLKENNRRLRYLSVEEIQRLLSCCDRHLYPIVFTALNTGMRKDEILSLRWSNVDLKNGYIHIEKTKNSERRDIPMNDALLSLFRKLFTERKIDVDYVFVNPLTNTRYYDVKRSFNHALRKADIKDFHFHDLRHTFASQLVMNGVDLTTVKELLGHKDIKMTLRYSHLAPEHKSRAVSCLSRIFSTSKKVSDTKTDTVTNF is encoded by the coding sequence ATGAAAACAAGAGGAGTGTTTAAACGGGGTGGTGTTTACTGGATAAGGTATGCTGACCCTACAGGTAAGATAGTTAGAGAAAGTGCAAGAACCAGAAACATCAACGAGGCTTTAAAACTGCTTGCAAAGAGAAAAGCAGAAATAGCAGAGGGTAAGTTTCCAGAGAAGCTTGTTATCAAAAACCATACTTTCTCTGAGCTATGCGATAGATATTCAGAATGGGCTTGTATTCAGAAATGCTTTAACAGAAGCAAGCTTTATATTATCAAAGAACTCAAAGAAAGATTTGGCAGTCTTATTCTGAGAAGATTTACCACACAGCTTGTTGAACAGTTTCAGGTTGACTTGATTAAGCAGGGGCTTAAACCTGCTACCATTAACAGAAAGCTTGCCTGTCTTAAGCATATGTTCACCAAAGCTCAGCAGTGGGATATGGTAGAGGAAGAAGTTTTAAAGAGAATCAGAAAGGTTAAGTTTCTTAAAGAAAACAACAGAAGACTTAGATACCTTTCAGTAGAAGAGATTCAGAGATTGCTTTCCTGTTGTGACAGACATTTATATCCGATTGTCTTTACTGCTTTGAATACAGGAATGCGTAAAGATGAGATACTGTCTTTAAGATGGAGCAATGTTGACCTTAAGAACGGATACATCCACATTGAGAAAACAAAAAACTCAGAAAGAAGAGACATTCCAATGAACGATGCTTTACTGTCTTTGTTCAGAAAGCTTTTTACAGAAAGAAAGATTGATGTTGATTATGTTTTTGTGAATCCTCTAACAAATACAAGATACTATGATGTAAAAAGAAGCTTTAATCATGCTTTAAGAAAGGCTGACATTAAAGACTTCCACTTCCACGACTTAAGACACACCTTCGCAAGCCAGCTTGTTATGAACGGAGTTGACCTTACAACTGTTAAAGAACTCTTGGGGCACAAAGACATTAAGATGACCTTAAGATACTCACACCTTGCACCAGAACATAAATCCAGAGCTGTAAGCTGTCTCAGCCGCATTTTTTCAACATCAAAAAAAGTAAGTGACACAAAAACTGACACAGTCACTAATTTTTAG
- a CDS encoding helix-turn-helix domain-containing protein, translating to MDWNKEEIKWFRQLLGLTQEQMAKTLGVTQSYISHLERGKKIPNVLKRLLDCLYEKYRKEGKL from the coding sequence ATGGACTGGAACAAAGAAGAGATAAAATGGTTCAGGCAATTGTTAGGACTAACTCAAGAACAGATGGCTAAGACCTTAGGAGTAACACAGAGTTATATATCTCACCTTGAGAGAGGTAAAAAAATACCAAATGTTTTAAAAAGGCTTCTTGACTGTCTCTATGAAAAATACAGAAAGGAGGGAAAGTTATGA
- a CDS encoding RNA ligase partner protein, with protein MINFFFKKRKIVLDTSVFVNPDIRNLFGDSPEKAIEEFVKIAKRTRNLEFYIPSSVFKELMYFVDEKKIPKDFYFIIRIKSPDKHRNVCPAIFFYELVEEMRHRINKGLRVAENAVRNAIHKETDEIIKDLRKKYREALREGIIDSKEDVDLIFLSLQLQASLVTGDQGLIKWADKLGIEWIVPEKFRDFLLSAID; from the coding sequence ATGATCAATTTTTTCTTTAAAAAAAGAAAGATAGTCCTTGATACAAGCGTTTTTGTTAATCCAGATATAAGAAATCTCTTTGGAGATAGTCCAGAAAAGGCTATTGAAGAATTTGTAAAGATAGCTAAAAGAACAAGGAATCTTGAATTTTACATTCCCTCCTCTGTGTTTAAAGAGTTGATGTATTTCGTTGATGAAAAAAAAATTCCAAAGGATTTTTATTTTATAATTCGAATTAAGTCTCCTGATAAACACAGAAATGTATGCCCTGCCATATTTTTCTATGAGCTTGTTGAAGAGATGAGACATAGAATAAATAAGGGTTTGAGGGTTGCAGAGAATGCTGTAAGAAATGCTATACATAAAGAAACTGACGAAATAATCAAAGACTTGAGAAAAAAATACAGGGAAGCTCTTCGTGAAGGTATCATTGATAGTAAAGAGGATGTTGATCTAATATTTCTTTCTTTGCAACTTCAAGCATCGCTTGTTACAGGGGATCAGGGACTGATTAAGTGGGCTGATAAATTGGGAATTGAATGGATTGTCCCTGAAAAATTTAGAGATTTTCTACTTTCTGCGATTGATTGA
- a CDS encoding tetratricopeptide repeat protein, translating into MSKFLIFLLLVFLTIIGLFAMENKEMVILKVPFGASYEMPKIGLMLLSLSFGAFFVFIVFFIRDTSNLINRFQLQKKQKKEEKIKDYYAKALNAIMRDKVQEAKEALKEILKEEPEHIDALIRLGDLSMKEEDYKTALKYYKKAYELDPKNIVPLFSLESVMEKMNENELALKYIEQIISLEPDSPLAHYKMRTILERLEKWEELITLQKKILKLVPEYKRAEEEKRLVGYTYEYGRVNLESGDIEQAEKIFSSLVKNYPEFVPAYLGMTEVILSKEGVEEAIDFLQKSYDTLKSKLLLIRLEDLLISIGDPKRLIQFYLKAINEKPDDVELKFLLGRLYYRLEMIDDAIETLSSIDPAICSTPKLHCIKGYLYLRRNQIPKAVSEFKELCPESKVSNLSYLCKECHSTFEEWTGRCPVCGTWNSFEVDLRGCEILK; encoded by the coding sequence ATGTCAAAGTTTCTTATCTTTCTGTTACTTGTTTTTCTAACTATTATTGGACTCTTTGCCATGGAAAATAAAGAAATGGTAATTCTTAAAGTACCTTTTGGTGCATCCTATGAAATGCCCAAGATAGGATTAATGCTGCTTTCTTTAAGTTTTGGAGCTTTTTTTGTTTTTATCGTTTTCTTTATTAGAGATACTTCTAATTTAATAAACAGATTTCAGTTACAGAAAAAACAGAAAAAAGAGGAAAAAATAAAGGATTACTATGCAAAGGCACTTAATGCAATAATGAGAGACAAAGTTCAGGAAGCAAAGGAAGCATTAAAAGAAATATTAAAAGAGGAACCAGAACACATAGATGCTCTTATCAGACTTGGAGACCTCTCAATGAAAGAGGAAGACTATAAGACTGCACTAAAATATTACAAAAAAGCTTATGAGCTTGACCCTAAAAACATTGTGCCTCTTTTCTCTTTAGAAAGTGTTATGGAAAAGATGAATGAAAACGAACTTGCTTTAAAATACATTGAACAGATTATAAGTCTTGAACCAGACAGTCCTCTTGCTCATTACAAAATGAGAACTATTCTGGAGCGACTTGAAAAATGGGAAGAGTTGATCACTCTTCAGAAAAAGATTCTAAAGCTTGTTCCTGAATATAAAAGAGCAGAAGAAGAGAAAAGGCTTGTAGGATATACATACGAATACGGCAGAGTAAATCTTGAATCAGGCGATATTGAGCAGGCTGAAAAGATTTTTTCCAGTCTTGTTAAGAATTATCCAGAGTTTGTCCCTGCATATCTTGGAATGACAGAGGTTATTCTTTCCAAAGAAGGAGTTGAAGAAGCCATTGATTTTCTCCAAAAATCTTACGATACCTTAAAATCAAAGCTTTTGCTTATAAGACTTGAAGACTTACTTATAAGTATAGGTGATCCTAAAAGGTTGATACAATTTTATCTTAAAGCAATAAATGAAAAACCCGATGATGTGGAACTTAAATTTCTCCTTGGAAGACTTTATTATCGTCTTGAGATGATTGATGATGCCATAGAAACTTTATCTTCCATTGATCCAGCCATATGTTCAACACCAAAACTTCACTGCATAAAGGGATATCTCTATTTAAGGAGAAATCAGATTCCAAAAGCTGTGTCTGAATTCAAAGAGTTATGTCCTGAAAGCAAGGTATCAAATCTCTCATATTTATGTAAAGAGTGTCATTCAACATTTGAAGAATGGACTGGAAGATGTCCAGTATGTGGTACATGGAATAGCTTTGAGGTTGATTTGAGAGGCTGTGAAATTCTAAAATGA
- the secD gene encoding protein translocase subunit SecD, translated as MRKGIYIRIALILATVIIAFIFFLPNTPLFEFMPDWWKKNMPHKGIVLGLDLRGGSHLIFEVDIKRARQITVERTGMHLGSLLEKKGIKASVKTEGEKIIIQPVNDEIKKLVKENYPDLSISQQNDVYVCEFPESAFKRVETTSVEQAIEVIRNRIDQLGVAEPAIHKQGENEIVVQLPGVKDPKKALEIIGKTAQLEFKLLDEETTLWNELPSLIKAGEEEAFLNQWKNKLPEGDEIVFQKIVNKETGEVYKRPYIVKKEALLTGDLLAEAHVSIDQRFNEPYVSLRFNDAGAKIFEEITAKYVKHRLAIILDGTLYSAPVIQERIEGGNAQITGSFTLEEAKDLAIVLRAGALPAPVRLIQNVTVGPTLGKDSIEAGKRAVIIAAVFVSLFMVFYYRLSGVIADFALILNIVLLIGALAALNATLTLPGIAGVALAIGMAVDSNVLMFERIREELRLGKTPKAAIESGYKKAFWTIFDSHVTTLITAAVLFHFGSGPIKGFAVTLSLGVAINLFTALIGTKTVFDFIYLGKERRSLSI; from the coding sequence ATGAGAAAAGGTATTTATATCAGGATTGCATTGATTCTGGCAACTGTCATTATAGCGTTTATTTTCTTTCTACCAAATACACCTCTTTTTGAGTTTATGCCTGATTGGTGGAAGAAAAATATGCCCCATAAAGGAATTGTTCTTGGTCTTGACTTAAGAGGGGGCTCCCATCTTATTTTTGAAGTTGACATCAAAAGAGCACGGCAGATAACAGTTGAAAGAACAGGAATGCACCTCGGAAGCCTTCTTGAAAAAAAAGGTATAAAAGCCTCTGTAAAAACTGAAGGTGAAAAAATAATTATCCAACCAGTAAACGATGAAATAAAAAAGCTTGTAAAAGAAAATTATCCTGACCTTTCTATCTCTCAACAAAATGATGTATATGTTTGTGAATTTCCTGAATCAGCTTTCAAAAGAGTTGAGACCACATCAGTTGAACAGGCAATTGAAGTAATTCGTAATAGAATTGACCAGCTTGGAGTTGCTGAGCCAGCAATACATAAGCAGGGAGAAAATGAGATAGTGGTGCAACTTCCAGGGGTAAAGGATCCTAAGAAAGCCCTCGAAATAATCGGAAAAACCGCTCAGCTTGAGTTTAAACTTCTTGATGAAGAAACTACTCTATGGAATGAACTTCCTTCATTGATAAAGGCTGGGGAAGAAGAAGCATTTTTAAATCAGTGGAAGAACAAACTTCCAGAAGGTGATGAAATAGTTTTTCAAAAAATTGTAAACAAAGAAACGGGCGAAGTTTACAAAAGACCCTACATTGTAAAAAAAGAAGCCTTACTTACAGGAGACCTTCTTGCAGAGGCTCATGTAAGTATTGACCAGAGATTTAACGAACCTTACGTATCTTTGAGATTCAATGATGCTGGGGCAAAGATTTTTGAAGAGATAACAGCCAAATATGTCAAACACAGACTTGCCATAATACTTGACGGAACTCTTTATTCGGCACCTGTAATTCAGGAAAGAATTGAGGGTGGCAATGCCCAGATTACAGGAAGCTTTACACTTGAGGAAGCAAAAGACCTTGCAATTGTCCTCAGAGCTGGAGCACTGCCAGCTCCTGTAAGGCTTATTCAGAATGTAACAGTTGGTCCAACTCTTGGAAAAGACTCAATTGAAGCAGGCAAAAGGGCTGTAATCATTGCGGCCGTATTTGTCTCTTTATTTATGGTCTTTTATTATCGTTTAAGTGGAGTTATTGCTGACTTTGCTTTGATACTGAATATAGTTCTTCTTATTGGAGCACTTGCTGCATTGAATGCGACTCTTACATTACCAGGTATCGCAGGAGTGGCTTTAGCAATTGGTATGGCTGTCGATTCCAATGTTTTAATGTTTGAAAGGATAAGGGAAGAACTCAGGCTTGGAAAAACTCCTAAAGCAGCAATCGAGTCTGGATACAAAAAAGCATTCTGGACCATATTTGACTCCCATGTTACAACTCTTATAACTGCAGCAGTGCTTTTCCATTTTGGTTCAGGACCTATTAAGGGATTTGCAGTAACACTTTCACTTGGCGTTGCAATAAATCTATTTACAGCACTAATAGGGACAAAAACAGTCTTTGACTTTATATATCTTGGAAAGGAGCGCAGGAGTCTTAGTATATGA
- the yajC gene encoding preprotein translocase subunit YajC, translating into MSILNLISDAHAMGTPPQGGAQGDPIMSLIASLLPLFLIIVVFYFLLIRPQQKRAKEHRQMLENLKKGDKVITVGGIYGVVESVTPNTVVLKIADNVKVKFSKQSVAALRPPTDED; encoded by the coding sequence ATGTCTATTTTGAATCTTATATCAGATGCCCATGCCATGGGTACTCCTCCACAGGGAGGTGCACAGGGTGATCCAATAATGAGCCTGATTGCCAGTTTATTACCACTATTTTTAATCATCGTTGTCTTCTACTTTTTACTTATCAGACCACAGCAGAAAAGAGCCAAAGAACACAGGCAGATGCTTGAGAATTTAAAAAAAGGAGACAAGGTAATCACTGTTGGAGGAATATACGGAGTTGTTGAGAGTGTTACCCCTAATACAGTGGTTTTAAAGATTGCTGATAATGTAAAGGTTAAATTTTCGAAGCAATCAGTGGCTGCATTAAGACCACCCACAGATGAGGACTAA